The Williamwhitmania sp. genome contains the following window.
GTTCAGATGCAGATATTCTTTCTGCGAACTCTTTTGGCCAAGCTATCTAATAAGCAGTATCTCATCATTAATTTGCTCGAGGCTCCTGTTTTGGCTTTTATTTTAGGATACTTTACAAAGTACGCCGCAGGAAATACCTACATATTTAGCGAGAATAGAAATCTTCCAGCATTCTTGTTAATGAGCGTTGTGGTAGCTTTGTTTTTAGGTCTTACGGTAAGTGCAGAGGAAATAATTAAGGACAGGAAAATTCTAGAACGAGAGTCGTTTCTTAACCTCAGCCGGTTCAGCTATTTGAATTCTAAAATCCTTTTTCTTTTTGGGGTTTCAGCCATTCAAATGGCACTGTTTGTACTAGTCGGGAGCTATATTCTTCAAATTAAGGGAATGTTGCTGGTTTACTGGCTGGTTCTATTTACTACCAGCTGCTTTGCTAATATAATTGGATTAAATATCTCTTCGGGCCTTAATTCTGTGGTCGCTATTTACATTCTTATTCCCCTAATCTTGGTTCCACAGTTACTCCTTAGCGGAACCATAGTTCCGTTCGATTACCTTCACCGAAAGCTTACCGATAAGGTATACGTTCCGTTGGTAGGAGACTTAATGGTGTCGCGTTGGGCATATGAGGCGTTGGCTGTAGAGCAGTTCCGCGATAATAAATTTGAAAAGGTATTTTTCCCCTACGAGCAAGTTATAAGCACTGCATCCTACAACACCAGTTTTCTTATTCCGAAGTTGCAGAATATGCTGGAGGATGCCATGCGTTATAAGGAGTCTGGCGGTTCCATTGCTGCAATAAATAGCCGACTGATTGTTGTGAAGAACGAAATGGTTGCTCTGCAAAATGAATCAGGTAAACCACCGTTTGAGTATCTCGGCAAGATGGATGATGCGGGCCTTACAAGCAATGTGTTTGAAGAAGCCACGGGCTATCTGTACTTTATAAAGAAATACTATTTCGATCAGGCTGATTCAGCCACACACGAAAAGGATAGCATCTACCGACGATTGGTAGATCACCTTGGTATCGATGCGGTAGTTAAGTTGCGTCAAGATTACTATAATAAAGCCCTTGCAGACTATGTTCTAAACACCCAAGAAGTTAACAAGATGCTTGAGCGACCAACCCAAATTATTCGCAAAAAGGATCCCATCTTTATGATGCCAACCATGAATTGGGGACGAGCGCAGTTCTATGCTCCAATGAAAAAATTTAATGGGCATTACGTGGACACCCTCTGGTTCAACCTAGCCTTTATCTGGGTTATTAACCTGTTTTTTGCCGTCACCCTTCAGTTTGATGTTTTGCGAAGAATCATCACCTACTTTGATAACATTCGAATCCGAAAATCGCAGCAGGAAAAAGGTGCAGACCGAAGTGTATAAACCTGCGTACAGGTCGAACTAGATTGGAAAGTATAGAGAAATTCCTTTAAGAAAACAGGATTGATATTATTAAGCCGACTTAATAAACCTCTTTGCCAAAAGGAGAAAGGGCTAATCCAGCCAACTTAACATGTTGTCCGGCAAACGGAATGCCTACAATGGTAATAGCCAGAAGTGCACCAAAAACAAGATGGCTAAGTGCGATCCATATGCCGCCAAAAGCCAACCATATAATATTGAGTAATATTGAAATACAACCGCTCGACCGTTCTGTGGTTTCAATTTTTCGACCAAAAGGCCAAAGAGCAACCCATGCCAACTTGTAGGCTTGTATTCCAAAGGGTATGCCTATGATGGTTATGCAGAGAATGGTTCCGCCAATTAAATATTCAAAAGAAATTACAAGGCCACCAAAGAGCAGCCAAACAATATTTCCGAGTGTTTTCATCATTCTAGCTATTTCCTAAACAAAAGAAACTTTTTCTTTTGGATTTTAAAAGTAAAAACAAATGATTCGGTAGGCATAATGCACAAAAATATGCCAAGTGAATAGTATTTAAGTAATTGAACTTAACGCTTTGGGCTTGTTTCTTTTGTTAGTTGATTGGTGAACAACACCGGTCACCTATTTTTCGTTTTGTGTTGGTGGAGGAACATATTTTTAAACTGGAGGTGCATGAAAAGATTGGTTGTTCTCAGTGGTGCTGGTATAAGCGCTGAAAGTGGGCTTAAAACTTTTCGCGATATGGGTGGACTTTGGGAGCAATACAATGTTGACGAGGTGGCCAGTCCCCAAGCGTGGCGAACCAATCCTGCGC
Protein-coding sequences here:
- a CDS encoding YccF domain-containing protein yields the protein MKTLGNIVWLLFGGLVISFEYLIGGTILCITIIGIPFGIQAYKLAWVALWPFGRKIETTERSSGCISILLNIIWLAFGGIWIALSHLVFGALLAITIVGIPFAGQHVKLAGLALSPFGKEVY